In the genome of Candidatus Rokuibacteriota bacterium, one region contains:
- a CDS encoding site-specific DNA-methyltransferase has translation MRPRFESGDGRGCLLVGDSRRLDGIATGSVGVIFTSPPYWVRGRGRASAGAWARRLAVEFGAEWRRVLAPDGDLWLVIGDRHDGVEWLGLDGIVAGWLRRTGWRLQSMGCWAQVCSRERWDNRLNHVLRFRKAGRAVRPDSATLCWMLPLPPSHRESLWDATPDPVIRTALERSRKRGPVLDPFLGAGTVALVARESGRAWIGVEQDPRMARLAARRLALAPAAPPVRRRGSASSGPAPRRRRSG, from the coding sequence GCGACGGGCGGGGCTGTCTCCTCGTGGGGGACAGCCGCCGCCTTGATGGCATTGCCACCGGCAGCGTCGGGGTGATCTTCACCTCGCCCCCCTACTGGGTGCGGGGCCGGGGCAGGGCCTCCGCCGGGGCATGGGCGCGCAGGCTCGCGGTGGAGTTCGGTGCGGAATGGCGGCGCGTGCTGGCCCCCGATGGCGACCTGTGGCTCGTGATCGGCGATCGCCACGACGGGGTGGAGTGGCTGGGGCTCGACGGCATCGTCGCCGGGTGGCTGCGGCGGACGGGCTGGCGCCTCCAGTCCATGGGCTGCTGGGCGCAGGTGTGCTCGCGGGAGCGCTGGGACAACCGCCTCAACCACGTGCTGCGCTTCCGCAAGGCCGGCCGGGCGGTGCGGCCCGACTCGGCCACGCTCTGCTGGATGCTTCCGCTCCCGCCCTCGCATCGCGAAAGCCTGTGGGACGCCACGCCCGACCCCGTGATCCGCACGGCGCTCGAGCGGAGCCGGAAGCGGGGCCCTGTGCTCGACCCCTTCCTGGGCGCCGGCACGGTCGCGCTCGTCGCGCGGGAGTCCGGCCGCGCGTGGATCGGGGTGGAGCAGGACCCGCGGATGGCGCGGCTGGCGGCGCGGCGGCTCGCGCTCGCGCCAGCCGCTCCGCCGGTCAGGAGGCGCGGCTCCGCATCTTCCGGACCAGCTCCGCGTAGGAGGAGGTCCGGATGA